The Balnearium lithotrophicum genome has a segment encoding these proteins:
- a CDS encoding polysaccharide biosynthesis protein: MKNKLKTWLKPTKKKRLVFFLLSDTLIFILSFIASFLLRFEFVIPQNYKDIIILWLSIFVIFKVFFFYLFRIYSINWRFVSIKELLRILGGLSSFSLIVFIINSLLQMEFNKISIPQSVVIIDFLISLVLAGFLRISKRIYLESFKLDKQGKNTLIVGAGTTGERIARGLLQEKGYKPIAFVDDDPNKIGTEIHGIPVLGKINDIPEIVSENKIEVGVIAIPSLNHKAIRKIYNILRNSGVKETKIIPALKHLPDRAELPIKDLKDISIEDLLFREEVKIERERISDLISKKKILVTGAGGSIGSEIVRQLIEFNPDTLIALEIDETELHNLTLELSDKLRRKGANFIPIVADVRDKKKLERIFQNYKPDIIFHAAAYKHVPLMEYFPEEAVKTNIFGTYNLAELSVKYGVKKFVNISTDKAVNPTSIMGATKRFAEIICNSFNQLGKTKFISVRFGNVLGSRGSVIPIFLEQIKKGGPVTVTHPEMKRYFMTIPEAVLLVFQAAAMGNGGEVFVLDMGEPVKIVTLAEELIKMQGLEPYKDIDIVFTGLRPGEKLFEELLTAEEGTEKTYHSKIYIARNPTVLTFEELKQYLDNLEKIVEEKPDLTVIKRILSKVVPFYNITKI; the protein is encoded by the coding sequence ATGAAAAACAAACTTAAAACTTGGCTGAAGCCTACCAAAAAGAAGCGCTTAGTTTTTTTTCTGTTAAGTGATACTCTTATATTTATACTTAGTTTTATAGCTTCTTTTTTACTCAGATTTGAGTTTGTAATTCCTCAGAATTACAAAGACATTATAATTTTATGGCTATCTATTTTTGTTATATTTAAGGTTTTCTTTTTTTATTTATTTAGAATCTACAGCATAAACTGGAGATTTGTAAGTATAAAAGAACTTTTAAGAATTTTAGGTGGGTTAAGTTCATTTTCGCTAATAGTTTTTATTATCAATTCCTTACTACAGATGGAGTTTAACAAAATATCTATTCCTCAGTCTGTTGTAATTATAGATTTCTTAATCTCACTAGTACTTGCAGGATTTTTAAGAATATCCAAGAGAATTTATCTGGAAAGTTTCAAATTAGATAAACAAGGAAAAAATACTTTAATTGTTGGAGCAGGAACAACAGGAGAAAGAATTGCAAGAGGATTACTTCAAGAAAAAGGTTACAAACCAATAGCATTTGTTGATGATGATCCAAATAAAATAGGAACAGAAATTCATGGGATCCCGGTATTAGGAAAAATAAATGACATTCCAGAAATAGTTAGTGAAAACAAGATAGAAGTTGGAGTAATAGCTATCCCCAGTCTTAATCATAAAGCTATAAGAAAAATTTACAATATCTTAAGGAACTCAGGAGTAAAAGAGACAAAGATTATTCCGGCTTTAAAACACCTCCCAGATAGAGCAGAGTTACCTATTAAAGACTTAAAAGATATATCAATAGAAGACCTGCTCTTTAGAGAAGAGGTAAAAATAGAAAGAGAAAGAATATCGGATTTAATCTCCAAAAAGAAAATATTAGTTACGGGAGCTGGAGGCTCCATAGGAAGCGAAATAGTAAGACAATTAATTGAATTTAATCCCGACACGCTGATAGCATTAGAAATTGATGAAACGGAGCTCCATAACTTAACTTTAGAATTAAGTGATAAATTAAGAAGAAAGGGAGCAAATTTTATTCCTATAGTTGCCGATGTTAGAGACAAGAAGAAACTTGAAAGAATCTTTCAGAATTACAAACCAGATATAATTTTCCATGCAGCAGCATATAAACACGTTCCTCTGATGGAATATTTTCCAGAAGAAGCTGTAAAAACTAACATTTTTGGAACGTACAATCTTGCAGAACTATCGGTTAAGTACGGAGTAAAGAAATTTGTAAATATATCTACAGACAAAGCAGTAAACCCTACGAGTATTATGGGAGCTACTAAGAGATTTGCAGAAATAATTTGCAACAGTTTTAATCAGTTAGGTAAAACCAAGTTTATATCTGTTAGATTCGGCAATGTTCTTGGAAGCAGAGGAAGTGTTATTCCTATTTTTCTCGAACAGATAAAAAAAGGTGGCCCTGTGACAGTAACCCATCCCGAGATGAAAAGGTATTTCATGACAATACCCGAAGCAGTTTTACTTGTCTTCCAAGCAGCAGCTATGGGAAATGGAGGAGAGGTTTTCGTTTTGGATATGGGAGAACCTGTTAAGATAGTTACCCTTGCAGAAGAGCTAATTAAAATGCAAGGACTTGAACCCTATAAAGATATAGATATTGTATTTACTGGTTTAAGACCCGGAGAAAAACTCTTTGAAGAATTATTAACCGCAGAGGAAGGTACAGAAAAAACTTACCACAGTAAAATATACATAGCAAGAAATCCTACAGTATTAACTTTTGAAGAGTTAAAACAATATTTAGATAACTTGGAGAAGATTGTTGAAGAAAAACCTGATTTGACAGTCATAAAAAGAATCTTATCAAAAGTAGTTCCGTTTTATAACATAACCAAGATTTAA